A single region of the Musa acuminata AAA Group cultivar baxijiao chromosome BXJ1-11, Cavendish_Baxijiao_AAA, whole genome shotgun sequence genome encodes:
- the LOC135596835 gene encoding probable inactive leucine-rich repeat receptor kinase XIAO, with product MPPYFVFSLFLLLLLLFPLLIPAYSPPPPPPLGSAPRVNRTPETQAEIDALIAFRLAVRDPLGALAGWDAASTSAPCSWRGVACARDAPRVVELRLPRLRLSGPISPRLAELRLLHRLSLRSNLLSGPLPLALAALTRLRSLFLQSNALSGPVSPALLSNLSALQVLSLSGNLLTGPVPSVLPPYVRYLDLSSNALSGPIPANLSAAAPHLQLLDLSFNRIRGTIPGDLGRLPALAFLWLDGNRLEGTLPAVLANCSSLVHLSLQGNGLRGIVPAAIVEMPKLQVLALARNGFSGAVPASVFYNVSGTSGSSLRIVQLGLNEFTELAPPPQGSRASAALQVLDLRQNRLAGAFPVWLANVTGLTVLDLSMNAFTGSLPPDVGHLASMHELRLGWNSMTGPVPVEIGRCGALQVLDLEENRFSGQIPTSLGSLSRLKDLYLGGNLFSSKIPASLVNLSKLETLSLHGNNISGSLTEELMRLSNLTTLDLAGNGISGEIPATIGDLTGLQTLNLSMNSLSGVIPAAIGRLLNLRLLDLSSQKNLSGDLPAELFGLPSLQVISLADNSFSGPIPEGFSSLWSLQILNLTANAFSGLVPATYGYLQSLRVLSLSYNNITGEVPAELANCANLTVLQLRSNDLSGPVTVDLSRLSDLRELDLGRNNLSGKIPPAISNCSALVTLKLDGNRLSGDIPDSLSNLSKLGLLDLSDNELSGSVPSALARIFGLAYLNVSDNSLRGEIPGVLSSRFGDPSAFAGNPDLCGYPLDGCQRRKRNYLILVIGLAAAAACVLVLFCCCFAFSLLRWRRRFLDSRTGVKKRSPGRGSGSSGGSSGGGENNGGPKLVMFNNRNTYADTLEATRQFDEENVLSRGRHGLVFKACYNDGTVLSILRLPSTSADGAIVIEEAAFRKEAESLGKVKHRNLTVLRGYYAGPPPDVRLLVYDYMPNGNLATLLQEASHQDGHVLNWPMRHLIGLGVARGLGFLHASGVVHGDVKPQNILFDADFEPHLSDFGLEPIVVTAGAAAAAAAASTSALPVGSLGYVAPDAAAAGQATREGDVYSFGIVLLELLTGRRPGAFAGEEEDIVKWVKRQLQRGQVAELLEPGLLELDPESSEWEEFLLGVKVGLLCTAPDPVDRPSMADIVFMLEGCRVGPDLPSSADPTSQPSPA from the coding sequence ATGCCGCCCTACTttgtcttctccctcttcctcctgctGCTACTGCTATTTCCCCTCCTCATCCCCGCCTACTCGccgccgcccccgccgccgcTGGGGTCGGCCCCCCGTGTGAACCGCACCCCGGAGACCCAGGCGGAGATCGACGCCCTGATCGCGTTCCGCCTCGCCGTCCGTGACCCCCTCGGCGCTCTCGCCGGATGGGACGCCGCCTCCACTTCCGCCCCCTGCTCCTGGCGAGGGGTCGCCTGCGCCCGTGACGCTCCACGCGTCGTCGAGCTCCGCCTCCCCCGCCTCCGCCTCTCCGGCCCCATTTCCCCCCGCCTTGCTGAGCTCCGCCTGCTCCATCGGCTTAGCTTGCGATCCAACCTGCTCTCCGGCCCTCTTCCCCTGGCCCTCGCCGCCCTCACGCGCCTCCGTTCACTCTTCCTCCAGTCGAACGCCCTCTCCGGTCCTGTCTCACCTGCCCTTCTCTCCAACCTCTCCGCCCTCCAAGTCCTCAGCCTCTCCGGCAACCTCCTCACCGGACCCGTCCCATCCGTCCTCCCCCCGTACGTCCGATACCTTGACCTATCCTCCAACGCCCTCTCTGGCCCCATCCCCGCCAACCTCTCCGCCGCTGCACCCCACCTGCAGCTCCTCGACCTCTCCTTCAACCGCATCCGCGGCACCATTCCGGGCGATCTAGGCCGCCTCCCCGCGCTCGCCTTCCTTTGGCTCGACGGCAACCGCCTCGAGGGTACACTTCCTGCGGTCCTCGCCAACTGCTCCTCCCTCGTCCACCTCAGCCTCCAGGGGAACGGCCTCCGCGGCATCGTCCCCGCAGCCATCGTCGAGATGCCCAAACTCCAGGTGCTCGCCCTCGCCCGCAACGGCTTCTCTGGCGCGGTCCCCGCCTCCGTCTTCTACAACGTCTCCGGCACTAGCGGCTCCTCACTCCGGATTGTGCAGCTCGGCCTGAACGAATTCACGGAACTTGCTCCGCCACCACAGGGCTCCCGCGCCTCCGCCGCCCTCCAGGTCCTGGACCTCAGGCAGAATAGGCTTGCCGGCGCATTCCCTGTCTGGCTTGCCAATGTGACGGGACTCACGGTCTTGGATCTCTCCATGAACGCCTTTACTGGCTCCCTGCCGCCGGATGTCGGACACCTCGCGTCAATGCACGAGCTCCGGCTCGGGTGGAACTCCATGACTGGGCCGGTTCCGGTGGAGATCGGGCGGTGCGGCGCCCTCCAGGTTCTTGATCTTGAGGAGAATCGGTTCTCCGGCCAGATACCGACGTCTCTTGGGAGCCTCAGCCGGCTGAAAGATCTCTACCTCGGCGGCAACCTCTTCTCCAGTAAGATTCCGGCGAGTCTTGTTAACCTCTCCAAGCTGGAAACCTTATCACTCCACGGCAACAACATTTCCGGCTCACTCACAGAGGAGCTGATGCGTCTGAGCAACCTCACTACGCTGGACCTAGCTGGGAATGGTATCTCCGGTGAGATTCCTGCCACCATAGGAGACCTCACGGGGCTACAGACACTGAACCTGAGCATGAACAGCCTCTCTGGCGTCATTCCAGCGGCGATCGGCAGGCTGCTGAACCTGAGGTTACTGGACCTCAGCAGCCAAAAGAACCTTTCCGGCGATCTCCCGGCTGAGCTCTTTGGATTGCCAAGTCTTCAGGTGATATCTCTCGCCGATAATTCATTCTCCGGCCCAATTCCGGAGGGTTTCAGCAGCCTATGGAGCTTGCAGATTCTGAACCTCACCGCCAATGCCTTCTCCGGCCTAGTCCCGGCGACCTACGGCTACCTCCAGTCGCTCAGAGTTCTGTCGCTTTCCTACAACAACATCACCGGCGAGGTGCCCGCGGAGCTCGCCAACTGCGCCAACCTCACCGTTCTACAGCTGCGGTCCAACGACTTGTCGGGCCCCGTTACGGTGGACCTCTCCCGTCTTTCCGACCTCAGGGAGCTCGACCTCGGCCGGAACAACCTCTCCGGGAAAATTCCACCGGCTATCTCCAATTGCTCCGCCTTGGTCACCCTGAAGCTGGACGGCAACCGTCTCTCAGGCGACATCCCTGACTCGCTCTCCAATCTTTCCAAGCTCGGGTTGTTGGACCTTTCGGACAATGAGCTCTCCGGCTCCGTTCCCTCCGCCCTTGCTCGCATCTTCGGGTTGGCGTACCTCAATGTGTCCGATAATAGTTTGAGAGGAGAGATTCCGGGGGTGCTGAGCTCCCGCTTCGGCGATCCGTCGGCGTTTGCTGGGAACCCGGACCTCTGCGGTTATCCCTTGGACGGGTgccagaggaggaagagaaactaTCTCATCCTGGTGATCGGGCTCGCGGCGGCCGCGGCCTGCGTTCTTGTGCTTTTCTGCTGCTGCTTTGCTTTCAGCCTGTTACGCTGGCGGAGGCGCTTCCTAGACAGCCGCACCGGCGTGAAGAAAAGAAGCCCCGGGAGGGGCAGCGGATCAAGCGGAGGGAGCAGCGGTGGCGGGGAGAACAATGGCGGGCCGAAGCTGGTTATGTTCAACAACAGGAATACCTACGCGGACACGTTGGAGGCGACGCGGCAGTTCGACGAGGAGAACGTGCTCAGCCGCGGTCGTCACGGGCTGGTGTTCAAAGCGTGCTACAACGACGGCACCGTGCTGTCCATCCTGCGCCTGCCGTCGACGTCGGCGGACGGAGCCATCGTCATCGAGGAGGCAGCGTTCCGCAAGGAGGCCGAGTCGCTGGGGAAGGTGAAGCACCGGAACCTGACCGTGCTCCGTGGCTACTACGCCGGCCCCCCGCCGGACGTTCGGCTGCTGGTCTACGACTACATGCCCAACGGCAACCTCGCCACTCTCCTGCAGGAGGCGTCCCACCAAGATGGCCACGTCCTCAACTGGCCCATGCGCCACCTCATCGGCCTCGGCGTGGCCCGCGGTCTGGGTTTCCTCCACGCCTCTGGGGTCGTCCACGGGGACGTCAAGCCGCAGAACATCCTCTTCGACGCGGACTTCGAGCCCCACCTCTCGGACTTCGGGCTGGAGCCGATTGTGGTCACGGCCGGTGCGGCTGCGGCCGCAGCCGCGGCGTCGACTTCGGCGCTGCCCGTGGGATCCCTGGGGTACGTGGCGCCGGACGCTGCGGCGGCGGGGCAGGCGACGCGGGAGGgcgacgtgtacagcttcggAATCGTGCTGCTGGAGCTGTTGACGGGGCGGCGGCCGGGGGCGTTCGCTGGGGAGGAAGAGGACATCGTCAAGTGGGTGAAGCGGCAGCTGCAGCGGGGGCAGGTGGCGGAGCTGCTGGAGCCGGGCCTGTTGGAGCTGGACCCGGAGTCATCGGAGTGGGAGGAGTTCCTGCTAGGGGTAAAGGTTGGACTACTCTGCACCGCCCCCGACCCGGTCGACCGGCCTTCCATGGCCGACATAGTCTTCATGCTCGAGGgctgccgcgtcggccccgacctCCCTTCCTCCGCCGACCCCACTTCCCAGCCCTCTCCCGCgtga
- the LOC135596539 gene encoding uncharacterized protein LOC135596539 — protein sequence MSLAGGHRRGYAWALSAGLNAALAAVSAKFVPSQIPRYGLVILFNVIMWGCYVNSLKALSSLQATVTNFAANFLTSGLAGFFLFKEPLSSQWFVGAFFIILGVFVLSKSSSPRKLSSD from the exons ATGTCGTTGGCCGGCGGTCACCGGCGAGGCTACGCGTGGGCGCTCTCCGCCGGCCTAAATGCCGCCCTGGCCGCCGTCTCCGCGAAGTTCGTCCCTTCTCAG ATTCCTAGATATGGCCTGGTTATATTGTTCAATGTCATTATGTGGGGCTGCTATGTTAATAGCCTTAAAGCTCTGTCGTCTCTGCAAGCTACTGTCACAAACTTTGCAGCTAATTTCCTAACTTCAGGTCTAGCAGGATTTTTCCTCTTTAAAGAGCCCCTTTCTTCACAG TGGTTTGTAGGTGCCTTTTTCATCATACTAGGTGTTTTTGTCCTCAGCAAATCCAGCAGTCCTAGAAAACTAAGCTCAGATTAG
- the LOC103970282 gene encoding NAC domain-containing protein 37 isoform X2 yields MESCVPPGFRFHPTDEELVGYYLKKKVASQKIDLDVIRDIDLYRIEPWDLQERCRIGYEEQSEWYFFSHKDKKYPTGTRTNRATMAGFWKATGRDKAVHDKNKLIGMRKTLVFYKGRAPNGQKTDWIMHEYRLESDENGPQQEEGWVVCRAFKKRATSPTRILADVWSCSYGYDYTGRMNSMIDPMIHLQKQPVTLQCKQETESDEQFVKLPQLESPSLTPATRPSSKMTVLDEEDEEQARTPNGMEIVTDWRALDKFVASQLGQEGSSSVSAQVVSDFVADNDSEMALLLLQSESEEVGKFNAFRSSGGSNCETGICIFEQ; encoded by the exons ATGGAATCGTGTGTTCCTCCAGGGTTCAGGTTCCATCCCACAGACGAGGAGCTCGTTGGCTATTACCTTAAGAAGAAGGTGGCTTCTCAAAAGATAGACCTGGATGTTATCAGAGACATTGATCTCTACAGAATCGAGCCATGGGATCTCCAAG AACGGTGTCGGATCGGATACGAAGAACAAAGtgagtggtacttcttcagccaCAAGGACAAGAAGTATCCAACCGGTACAAGGACGAACAGGGCAACGATGGCCGGGTTCTGGAAGGCAACCGGGAGAGACAAGGCGGTGCACGACAAGAACAAGCTCATCGGCATGAGAAAGACCCTCGTCTTCTACAAAGGAAGGGCACCAAACGGGCAGAAGACGGACTGGATCATGCATGAGTACAGACTCGAATCCGACGAGAACGGACCACAACAG GAAGAAGGATGGGTTGTATGCCGCGCATTCAAGAAACGAGCCACCTCCCCCACAAGGATCTTAGCCGACGTTTGGAGCTGCAGCTACGGCTACGACTACACCGGCAGGATGAACTCCATGATCGATCCGATGATACATCTCCAGAAGCAACCCGTAACTCTTCAGTGCAAGCAAGAGACAGAGTCTGACGAACAATTTGTGAAGCTCCCTCAGCTCGAGAGCCCATCCCTGACACCGGCGACTCGACCGAGCTCGAAGATGACGGTGTTGGACGAAGAGGATGAGGAGCAAGCGAGGACGCCGAATGGCATGGAGATTGTGACCGATTGGAGGGCGCTCGACAAGTTCGTGGCGTCCCAGTTGGGCCAAGAGGGCAGTAGTTCCGTGAGCGCACAGGTCGTctcagattttgttgcagataatGACTCGGAGATGGCGCTGCTGCTGCTTCAGAGTGAGTCGGAGGAAGTGGGAAAGTTCAACGCGTTCCGTAGCTCCGGTGGGTCGAACTGTGAAACAGGCATCTGTATATTCGAGCAATGA
- the LOC103970282 gene encoding NAC domain-containing protein 37 isoform X1 translates to MQTMESCVPPGFRFHPTDEELVGYYLKKKVASQKIDLDVIRDIDLYRIEPWDLQERCRIGYEEQSEWYFFSHKDKKYPTGTRTNRATMAGFWKATGRDKAVHDKNKLIGMRKTLVFYKGRAPNGQKTDWIMHEYRLESDENGPQQEEGWVVCRAFKKRATSPTRILADVWSCSYGYDYTGRMNSMIDPMIHLQKQPVTLQCKQETESDEQFVKLPQLESPSLTPATRPSSKMTVLDEEDEEQARTPNGMEIVTDWRALDKFVASQLGQEGSSSVSAQVVSDFVADNDSEMALLLLQSESEEVGKFNAFRSSGGSNCETGICIFEQ, encoded by the exons ATGCAGACGATGGAATCGTGTGTTCCTCCAGGGTTCAGGTTCCATCCCACAGACGAGGAGCTCGTTGGCTATTACCTTAAGAAGAAGGTGGCTTCTCAAAAGATAGACCTGGATGTTATCAGAGACATTGATCTCTACAGAATCGAGCCATGGGATCTCCAAG AACGGTGTCGGATCGGATACGAAGAACAAAGtgagtggtacttcttcagccaCAAGGACAAGAAGTATCCAACCGGTACAAGGACGAACAGGGCAACGATGGCCGGGTTCTGGAAGGCAACCGGGAGAGACAAGGCGGTGCACGACAAGAACAAGCTCATCGGCATGAGAAAGACCCTCGTCTTCTACAAAGGAAGGGCACCAAACGGGCAGAAGACGGACTGGATCATGCATGAGTACAGACTCGAATCCGACGAGAACGGACCACAACAG GAAGAAGGATGGGTTGTATGCCGCGCATTCAAGAAACGAGCCACCTCCCCCACAAGGATCTTAGCCGACGTTTGGAGCTGCAGCTACGGCTACGACTACACCGGCAGGATGAACTCCATGATCGATCCGATGATACATCTCCAGAAGCAACCCGTAACTCTTCAGTGCAAGCAAGAGACAGAGTCTGACGAACAATTTGTGAAGCTCCCTCAGCTCGAGAGCCCATCCCTGACACCGGCGACTCGACCGAGCTCGAAGATGACGGTGTTGGACGAAGAGGATGAGGAGCAAGCGAGGACGCCGAATGGCATGGAGATTGTGACCGATTGGAGGGCGCTCGACAAGTTCGTGGCGTCCCAGTTGGGCCAAGAGGGCAGTAGTTCCGTGAGCGCACAGGTCGTctcagattttgttgcagataatGACTCGGAGATGGCGCTGCTGCTGCTTCAGAGTGAGTCGGAGGAAGTGGGAAAGTTCAACGCGTTCCGTAGCTCCGGTGGGTCGAACTGTGAAACAGGCATCTGTATATTCGAGCAATGA
- the LOC103970853 gene encoding bZIP transcription factor 30-like — protein MLHRPLHFPEIKLKVRSTVKRLRQIVHGTNRCATIPHHLIDAPRTVTSRSPFSFSVLLSYLWLRLKGMEESGNELMQQLRGNPFLPRFKQQQYSSNGAEAGKFLFPAPRLPPMAHQLPPAGHLHSHSRSQPTVFSLDSLQSPSYNVDSTPTADVSMDEHHVRSSHSPPLPPCNAASCAVDLARTKEGPPPRKAHRRSQSDVPFAFLSPSQPVQAEDAAPLAAGFLDSAKLTAAAVKVEIDWNRGLDAAGVTGDDLFNAYMNLDGLDALNSSEDNHEDFDSRDSGSKTNAADSSENEADSNVKEHTGGSCSVGLRANDASRKEGLKRNAAGDPTQVMAASRHSRSLSMDSFVGKFNFVEEPPKPLPFPGSRAGHAAPNTFSLEFGNGHFSGVEMKKIMENEKLVEMARTDPKRVKRILANRQSAARSKERKTRYIAELEHKVQALQTETTALSTQLTSLQRDSAGLTNQNTELKFRLQAMERQAQLRDALNEALTAEVQHLKLAAAGLTDAHSSNSLNPGETSVNPHIFLLQQQYPTPETTDRGSHGFQFRSIT, from the exons ATGTTGCATCGCCCTCTCCACTTCCCCGAGATAAAATTGAAGGTAAGAAGCACGGTCAAGAGGCTGCGCCAAATCGTTCACGGCACAAACCGGTGTGCTACCATTCCCCATCATTTAATAGATGCTCCGCGAACGGTCACATCGcgatctcctttttctttctctgttcttctaaGCTACTTGTGGCTCCGTTTGAAAGGCATGGAGGAAAGTGGCAACGAGCTGATGCAGCAGTTACGGGGGAACCCGTTCTTGCCCCGCTTCAAACAACAACAGTATTCCAGCAATGGCGCGGAGGCCGGCAAATTCCTGTTCCCCGCCCCTCGCTTGCCGCCGATGGCTCACCAATTGCCCCCGGCCGGCCACCTCCACTCCCACTCCCGCTCCCAACCGACCGTCTTCTCCCTCGACTCCCTGCAGTCTCCGAGCTATAACGTCGACTCCACGCCGACCGCAGATGTTTCCATGGACGAGCACCACGTTCGCAGCTCCCACTCCCCGCCGCTCCCGCCCTGTAACGCTGCATCCTGCGCCGTCGACCTTGCCCGGACCAAGGAAGGCCCTCCACCCCGCAAGGCACATAGGCGCTCCCAGAGCGACGTCCCCTTCGCCTTCCTTTCGCCGTCTCAGCCCGTGCAGGCCGAAGATGCCGCTCCCCTCGCCGCGGGGTTCCTGGACTCTGCTAAGCTGACGGCGGCCGCAGTGAAGGTGGAGATCGACTGGAACCGCGGATTGGACGCCGCTGGTGTCACGGGCGACGACTTGTTCAACGCTTACATGAATCTCGATGGCCTCGATGCGCTAAATTCTTCCGAGGACAATCACGAGGATTTTGATAGCAGAGACAGCGGATCCAAGACGAATGCTGCTGACAGTAGCGAGAACGAAGCAGATAGCAACGTGAAGGAACACACTGGTGGCAGTTGTAGTGTTGGACTCCGCGCAAATGATGCTTCCAGGAAGGAAGGGTTGAAACGAAATGCTGCAGGTGATCCTACTCAGGTCATGGCAGCTTCTAGGCACAGTCGGAGTCTTTCGATGGATAGTTTCGTGGGCAAGTTCAACTTCGTGGAGGAGCCGCCAAAGCCGCTGCCTTTTCCCGGATCACGAGCGGGGCACGCGGCGCCGAACACCTTCAGCTTGGAGTTTGGCAACGGCCACTTCAGTGGTGTCGAGATGAAGAAGATCATGGAGAACGAGAAGCTGGTCGAGATGGCAAGGACCGATCCTAAACGTGTCAAGAG GATATTAGCCAACCGGCAGTCTGCTGCGCGTTCCAAGGAGCGTAAGACGAGGTATATAGCAGAGCTGGAACATAAGGTGCAGGCATTGCAGACAGAAACCACCGCTCTGTCAACACAGCTGACTTCATTGCAA AGAGACTCAGCTGGCCTCACAAATCAGAACACTGAGCTGAAGTTTCGCCTTCAGGCTATGGAACGACAGGCACAATTGAGAGATG CTCTAAACGAGGCTCTGACTGCAGAAGTCCAGCATTTGAAGCTTGCTGCTGCAGGACTGACCGATGCTCATTCTTCAAACAGCTTGAATCCTGGAGAAACATCAGTCAATCCTCACATATTTCTACTGCAGCAGCAGTATCCCACTCCGGAAACCACAGATCGAGGCAGTCATGGATTCCAGTTCAGATCAATAACTTGA